The genomic stretch GGTGACCCACTTGCAGAGCAGCGGCGGCTAGCAGCAGGTGATGGAATAGTCGCATTGGAGAATCGGCAGGTACTTAAGCTTGCCGGACCAGAGCGGGTCATTTTCTTAAATGCCCTGACCACCAATGTTTTTGATAAAGCGGCTGACGCTTTCGTCCTGGACGCCAATGGGCGAATCATCCACGAGTTACATGGTGCCCACGATGGCGACAACCTTTTTGTCTGGACCTGTGACAGCGGTTTGGAAGCCTATCTGAAAGCCATGAAGTTTTGGACAAAAGTTACCATCACCCGCGAAGACCTTCGGGTGTATTTTGTTGGGAATCATGTCAAAGCCGACGGCATAGAGTTTGGCTACGGCATTGACGGGGGCAGGATAGTGCTCGCCAAGCCTGGATCCTTGCGTCCCGACGCCGGCATTTGGGCTTTCGAGGCGCTACGTGTTGCGGCTGGGATACCGAGATTTGGCGTCGATACTGATGACAAAACAATCCCTAACGAGTTGGGGTTATATGCCACGGCCTTAAATAAAGGCTGTTATCCAGGTCAAGAGACGGTAGCGAAAATCAATAATCTGGGGCACCCACCGCGCCGATTAGTCCGGCTGAACCTGGACGGCTCCGCCAATCGGCTACCCGATATTGGCGAAGCCATAATCTTGGACGGCGAAACGGTCGGCTTTGTTGGTGCCTCTGCCTACCACTATGAGGCCGGTCCGATAGCTCTAGGCCTAGTAAAACGCACAGTGCCGGTGAAAGCGCAGTTAAGCGTTGCCGGGATAGCTAGTCTGCAAGAACCCCTCGTTGACCCAGATATCGGCGAGCATTTCAAAGCGAAAATAGCTTATCGGTAATCCGATTTCCTGCTGATCCTGGCCTTGGCGCGCTCATGCATACCCAAAATAACTTTGCGCACCCTGACTGTGTCTGGTGTGACCTCTAAGCATTCGTCACCAGCGCAGTATTCCAGCGATTGTTCCAAGCTCATTTTGCGCGGCGGAATTAATCTCTCCAACTCGTCGCCAGTGGAAGAACGCACATTAGTCAAGTGTTTTTCTTTAGTCGGGTTGACGTCCATATCGTCTGGTCTGGAGTTTTCGCCAACCACCATGCCCTCATAGGTGTCGTCGCCAGGTCCAACAAACAAGGTGCCGCGTTCTTGCAGATTAAATAACGCATAGGAGTTGACCACACCCTGCCGATCAGCTACCAGTGAGCCAGTCTGTCGATTGCGCAGCTTGCCGACCCAAGGGGCATAACCCTCGAAAACGTGGTTCATGATGCCGGTGCCGCGAGTATTCGTCAAAAACTCAGTACGAAAACCAATCAGCCCACGGCTAGGGATGATGTACTCTAGCCGCACCCAGCCAGAGCCATTATTCGTCATGTCTTGAAGCTGAGCTTTGCGCTGGCCAACCATCTGCGTCACCGCCCCAACGTGTTCCTCCGGCACATCAACGGTTAAGCGTTCAGTTGGTTCTTCAAGTACCCCGTCAATCTCCCGGGTGACCACCTCAGGTTTGCCGACCGTTAGTTCGAAGCCTTCGCGGCG from Vaginimicrobium propionicum encodes the following:
- a CDS encoding folate-binding protein YgfZ; translated protein: MGEAKKGMIRLEAGPDAGLIWHFGDPLAEQRRLAAGDGIVALENRQVLKLAGPERVIFLNALTTNVFDKAADAFVLDANGRIIHELHGAHDGDNLFVWTCDSGLEAYLKAMKFWTKVTITREDLRVYFVGNHVKADGIEFGYGIDGGRIVLAKPGSLRPDAGIWAFEALRVAAGIPRFGVDTDDKTIPNELGLYATALNKGCYPGQETVAKINNLGHPPRRLVRLNLDGSANRLPDIGEAIILDGETVGFVGASAYHYEAGPIALGLVKRTVPVKAQLSVAGIASLQEPLVDPDIGEHFKAKIAYR